In Candidatus Jidaibacter acanthamoeba, a single genomic region encodes these proteins:
- a CDS encoding DUF2155 domain-containing protein translates to MLQILAKFLAFIFIFWNMVFAAENNDSTLIKKIDESIFSALDKESTEEIERQGVRGGFYNTAQINIVDKKMGKMDVVTVNLQKPIMFNDEIAIRVLSCWKENEKKLLPDSKAWIEFYTVSKQNELDKQFSGWIFSNNAGISKYFNEKYEFILSDCVNN, encoded by the coding sequence ATGCTGCAAATCCTAGCTAAATTTTTAGCTTTTATTTTTATTTTTTGGAATATGGTATTTGCTGCGGAAAATAATGACAGCACCCTTATAAAAAAAATAGATGAATCAATTTTTAGTGCTCTGGATAAAGAGAGTACGGAAGAAATAGAAAGGCAAGGGGTAAGGGGGGGCTTCTATAATACAGCTCAAATTAATATTGTTGATAAAAAAATGGGGAAGATGGATGTGGTAACGGTTAATCTCCAAAAACCTATTATGTTTAATGATGAAATTGCTATTAGAGTTCTTAGCTGTTGGAAGGAAAATGAAAAAAAACTTTTACCTGACAGTAAAGCATGGATTGAATTTTATACTGTTTCCAAGCAAAATGAGCTGGATAAACAGTTTAGCGGTTGGATATTCTCTAATAATGCAGGGATTTCAAAATATTTTAATGAAAAATATGAGTTTATTCTTAGCGACTGTGTAAATAATTAG
- a CDS encoding RsmE family RNA methyltransferase: MSLRTRLFIEHLFTEGENINLNEEQSHYLSNVLRCKTHELLRIFNGKDGEWEATIIGISKKHVIINLVKQLASQLNQAPLHFAFCPVKNVTPSFVVQKATELGVTEIWPITSRRTVINKINLEKLIKSAIEAAEQSERLCIPKIHPMQNLADFVKCKPFDGNLMFCYEKADPLGVQTLKSKLKQTENCILIGSEGGFSSEEADLIRSLDYAVAVNFGRRIMRAETAGIAAISCYNTLMDNWK, encoded by the coding sequence ATGTCTCTCAGAACCAGGTTGTTTATTGAACATCTATTTACGGAAGGGGAAAATATCAACTTAAATGAAGAACAATCGCATTACCTAAGCAATGTTTTAAGATGCAAAACTCATGAGCTATTGAGAATCTTTAACGGAAAAGACGGAGAGTGGGAAGCGACTATAATCGGGATCAGCAAGAAACACGTTATAATCAATTTAGTAAAGCAACTAGCCTCTCAATTAAACCAAGCTCCTTTACACTTTGCATTTTGTCCGGTTAAAAACGTTACACCAAGCTTTGTCGTACAAAAAGCAACGGAATTAGGAGTAACGGAGATTTGGCCTATTACTTCAAGACGCACGGTGATAAACAAAATAAACTTGGAAAAACTTATTAAAAGCGCTATTGAAGCCGCGGAACAATCAGAAAGATTATGTATACCTAAAATTCATCCTATGCAAAATCTTGCCGACTTTGTGAAATGCAAACCTTTTGACGGCAATCTAATGTTCTGCTATGAGAAAGCTGACCCCTTAGGGGTTCAAACATTAAAAAGCAAGTTAAAACAAACCGAAAATTGTATACTAATCGGCTCTGAAGGCGGATTTAGCTCTGAAGAAGCAGACCTTATAAGAAGCTTGGACTATGCAGTTGCAGTTAATTTCGGAAGACGAATAATGCGTGCGGAGACCGCTGGCATTGCCGCAATAAGTTGCTATAATACATTAATGGATAACTGGAAATAA
- a CDS encoding DUF1653 domain-containing protein, with product MQLGLYQHFKGNYYQVLGVCIHSETLEKHVIYQALYGDYNLWVRPLSMFEEKIVYRDKEQPRFKFIKNINTGNFDKH from the coding sequence ATGCAATTAGGATTATATCAGCATTTTAAAGGTAATTATTATCAAGTGCTCGGTGTATGCATTCATAGTGAAACTCTTGAAAAGCACGTGATCTATCAAGCTTTATACGGAGATTATAACCTGTGGGTTCGTCCTCTTTCTATGTTTGAAGAAAAAATTGTTTATAGGGATAAAGAGCAACCTAGATTTAAGTTTATAAAAAATATTAATACCGGCAATTTTGATAAGCATTGA
- a CDS encoding outer membrane protein, with protein MKKIVYGAVIASFLPLLASAEAYPYVRLDLGGALPTKLKGDAYQSKKPNNSLAFGVGAGYKFDENFRVDLNYLRANNFKFSHDITDDNGTSSINQKMHSNIAMLNAYFDIGNYSGFTPYLTAGIGMAHNVAKDYIDVEKDTGFKIVQKGHKKNNFVWNIGAGASFQIVENTHIDIGYKFYHLGKFTTSSTASAASINSEVTPISTRLRAHAVTVGLRYTF; from the coding sequence ATGAAAAAAATAGTATATGGAGCAGTAATTGCATCTTTCTTGCCGCTATTGGCAAGCGCGGAAGCTTATCCTTATGTTCGGCTGGATTTAGGTGGAGCATTGCCGACTAAATTAAAAGGTGATGCTTATCAAAGCAAAAAGCCAAATAATTCTTTAGCCTTCGGGGTAGGTGCTGGTTATAAGTTTGATGAGAACTTTAGAGTAGACCTTAATTACTTAAGAGCTAATAACTTTAAATTTTCCCATGATATAACAGATGATAATGGAACTTCTTCAATTAATCAAAAAATGCATAGTAATATTGCAATGTTAAATGCATATTTTGATATTGGTAATTACAGCGGGTTTACTCCTTATTTGACCGCAGGTATCGGGATGGCGCATAATGTTGCTAAAGATTATATAGATGTAGAGAAAGATACAGGTTTTAAAATAGTACAAAAAGGTCATAAGAAAAACAATTTTGTCTGGAATATTGGAGCCGGGGCTAGTTTTCAAATAGTGGAAAACACTCATATAGATATCGGCTACAAATTTTATCACCTTGGTAAATTCACTACTTCATCTACTGCTTCTGCAGCTAGTATTAATAGTGAAGTCACTCCAATTTCAACCCGCCTGCGTGCTCATGCTGTGACTGTGGGTTTAAGGTATACTTTCTAA
- a CDS encoding D-alanyl-D-alanine carboxypeptidase family protein has translation MGIEKSHSAGLFPYACFKSLLVAFVIIFNSLTFTAYANDITRSTRYAALVLDSATGKVIYSKNAHDLRYPASLTKLMTVYLAFEALESGKLTMNQQIVVSERASREIPRKLGLRAGERITVRDCIYSTIVISANDSASVLAEAIAGSEWSFAKMMTKKAKTLGMIRTNFANAHGCHDKNQYTTATDMAKLALALKKKFPKYYPLFSKTTFTYKGKVLNGHNHVTKRYAGAEGLKTGYIRTSGFNLITTAKKPHGHLVGVVFGGENAKIRDDHMIKILDLGFCHLSEKKGIYNPKCIKKSPILVAANNAAASHKSIFSIVDNNEPIKTASLDIKKVTPLLNTKKPKQLVVQNEIKDINPLSVPSIGQNSKNTTPKKARI, from the coding sequence ATGGGAATCGAAAAATCTCACTCGGCAGGTTTGTTTCCTTATGCCTGTTTTAAAAGTTTATTAGTTGCTTTCGTTATTATCTTTAACTCCCTCACCTTTACTGCCTATGCGAACGATATTACACGCTCCACCAGATATGCGGCATTAGTTTTGGATTCAGCGACCGGGAAAGTTATATACTCAAAAAATGCGCATGATTTACGCTATCCGGCTTCACTAACTAAATTAATGACGGTTTATTTAGCATTCGAAGCTTTAGAAAGCGGAAAACTTACTATGAATCAACAAATTGTCGTTTCCGAACGGGCTAGCCGAGAAATTCCCCGTAAATTAGGGTTAAGAGCTGGAGAAAGAATTACGGTTAGGGATTGTATATATAGCACCATAGTTATCTCAGCTAATGATTCCGCATCAGTACTTGCTGAGGCGATAGCCGGAAGTGAATGGAGTTTTGCTAAAATGATGACTAAAAAAGCTAAGACTTTGGGCATGATCAGAACCAATTTTGCAAACGCACACGGCTGTCATGATAAAAATCAGTATACCACCGCGACCGATATGGCAAAGCTTGCACTGGCTCTCAAAAAAAAGTTTCCTAAGTATTATCCGCTCTTTTCAAAAACCACCTTTACCTACAAAGGCAAAGTGCTGAACGGTCATAATCATGTAACTAAAAGATATGCCGGCGCCGAAGGATTAAAAACCGGTTATATAAGAACTTCAGGATTTAATCTAATCACTACGGCTAAAAAACCTCATGGTCACTTGGTAGGGGTAGTTTTCGGCGGGGAAAACGCAAAGATAAGGGATGATCATATGATAAAAATCCTGGATTTGGGTTTTTGTCATCTCTCTGAAAAGAAAGGGATTTATAATCCTAAATGCATTAAAAAATCACCGATCCTCGTTGCTGCTAACAATGCCGCAGCATCACACAAAAGTATCTTCAGCATAGTTGATAATAATGAGCCGATAAAAACCGCAAGCTTAGATATTAAGAAAGTTACTCCCTTACTAAACACTAAAAAACCCAAGCAGCTTGTAGTCCAAAATGAAATTAAAGATATTAACCCATTAAGTGTCCCAAGCATTGGGCAAAATTCCAAGAATACTACGCCTAAAAAAGCCAGAATTTAA
- a CDS encoding NADH:ubiquinone oxidoreductase subunit NDUFA12 codes for MNLTIWIYTKLFGKCVGEDQFGNRYYESKRFHRDFNRNDRWVYYKGIPEPSKIPPVWYGWLHYQSDEVPQKDKKLYKWEKEKVPNLTGTEFAYYPSGHVLGDGKRRKATGDYEAWKPNQ; via the coding sequence ATGAATTTAACAATTTGGATTTATACAAAGCTTTTTGGCAAGTGTGTTGGTGAGGATCAGTTCGGTAATCGATACTATGAATCAAAGCGTTTTCATAGAGATTTTAACAGAAATGACCGTTGGGTCTATTATAAAGGTATACCTGAGCCTTCAAAAATTCCGCCTGTGTGGTATGGTTGGTTGCATTATCAATCGGATGAAGTGCCGCAAAAAGATAAAAAATTATATAAATGGGAAAAAGAAAAAGTACCGAATTTAACCGGTACGGAGTTTGCATATTATCCTAGCGGACATGTTTTAGGTGACGGAAAAAGAAGAAAGGCGACCGGCGATTATGAAGCCTGGAAACCAAATCAATAA
- a CDS encoding ankyrin repeat domain-containing protein, translating to MKQNTPRDDYIEILEKENSTIRDFIYFFLINEENKSYINECNSKGYTALHKAVTLDDVTFIDSLLNTGAVVNAGAHDGVTPLHLAVLNNKLDVAKRLIKGGANIFLETNSGEIPLYYAISNQNLPIVKILLEYECIDIDIYNYYLSNALEKAKLEGAEEIAEFLKIRVEDKNLRPLKKAKTDHMQPIIATEEGTWLGECVMSQVNDFEDWNEVIVQQFSLPNDDCEVIIINDSDTEERLIKGSIKRKRGEEQTFAEKLEKERNLPQDEKRGRGT from the coding sequence ATGAAGCAAAACACACCAAGAGATGACTATATTGAAATATTGGAAAAAGAAAACTCTACCATAAGAGACTTCATATACTTCTTTTTAATCAATGAAGAAAATAAAAGCTATATTAATGAATGCAATAGCAAAGGGTATACAGCATTACATAAAGCAGTAACACTGGATGATGTAACGTTTATTGATAGCCTATTAAATACCGGGGCTGTGGTAAATGCCGGAGCTCATGATGGTGTAACACCTTTACATTTAGCGGTACTTAACAATAAATTAGACGTAGCAAAAAGACTTATTAAAGGGGGAGCTAATATTTTTTTAGAAACAAATAGTGGGGAGATACCTTTATATTATGCAATTTCCAATCAAAATTTACCTATTGTTAAAATACTCTTGGAATATGAATGCATCGATATTGATATATACAATTATTATTTAAGCAATGCATTAGAAAAAGCTAAACTAGAAGGTGCAGAAGAGATAGCTGAATTTTTAAAAATTAGGGTGGAAGATAAAAATTTAAGGCCGTTAAAAAAGGCTAAAACAGATCATATGCAGCCAATCATTGCTACTGAAGAAGGAACTTGGTTAGGGGAGTGCGTTATGAGCCAAGTTAATGATTTTGAAGATTGGAATGAAGTTATAGTTCAGCAATTCAGCCTACCTAATGATGATTGTGAAGTTATAATTATAAACGACTCAGATACAGAAGAGAGACTCATCAAAGGCTCTATTAAACGCAAGCGCGGAGAAGAACAAACTTTTGCAGAAAAATTAGAAAAGGAGAGAAATTTACCTCAGGATGAAAAAAGAGGTAGGGGTACTTAG
- a CDS encoding hemolysin family protein, giving the protein MNEMKIKDEHPGKNNHRLTFKYFMFLLAKIIKPKMITLEESVNELIKEHDLQDTINSEEKVMLQNFVDFKDLKAYEVMIPRTFIIGITENATFEELKQKFIEEEHTRIPVFRENLDEIIGFVHMKDFILFVGKEDEFKMEKVLRELIYVPRSMKLVDLLTKMRQARIHIAIVLDEYGGTEGLVTIEDLVEEIVGDIRDEHDDSEEPELVKVEGGTITVDGKARIEEIEEKFKVDLAKDEDDFETFGGFILAYLGKIPAIGEKFDHPSGLRIEIIDADKRKIKKAKVRIKD; this is encoded by the coding sequence ATGAATGAAATGAAAATTAAAGACGAACACCCGGGTAAAAATAATCACCGGCTTACTTTTAAATATTTTATGTTTCTACTGGCTAAAATTATCAAACCTAAAATGATTACTCTTGAAGAGTCGGTAAATGAATTAATAAAAGAACATGATCTTCAAGATACGATAAATTCTGAAGAAAAAGTAATGCTGCAAAACTTTGTCGATTTTAAAGACTTGAAAGCTTATGAAGTGATGATCCCGAGAACTTTTATTATCGGCATCACTGAAAATGCTACTTTTGAAGAATTAAAGCAGAAGTTCATTGAAGAAGAGCACACCAGAATTCCGGTTTTTAGAGAAAACCTGGATGAAATCATCGGTTTTGTCCATATGAAAGATTTTATCCTCTTCGTCGGTAAGGAAGACGAATTTAAAATGGAGAAAGTTTTAAGAGAATTGATTTATGTACCGCGTTCTATGAAATTGGTCGACTTATTAACCAAAATGCGCCAAGCACGAATACATATTGCAATTGTGCTTGATGAATACGGCGGCACGGAAGGGCTGGTCACTATTGAGGATTTGGTAGAAGAGATCGTGGGGGATATAAGAGATGAGCACGATGATAGTGAAGAGCCGGAATTGGTAAAAGTTGAAGGCGGTACTATCACTGTAGATGGCAAGGCTCGCATTGAAGAAATTGAAGAGAAATTCAAAGTAGATTTAGCTAAAGATGAAGATGATTTCGAAACTTTCGGTGGATTTATTCTGGCTTATTTAGGTAAAATACCCGCAATCGGCGAAAAATTCGATCATCCTTCCGGCTTACGGATAGAAATCATTGATGCTGATAAGCGCAAAATTAAGAAAGCTAAGGTCAGAATTAAGGATTAG
- the mlaD gene encoding outer membrane lipid asymmetry maintenance protein MlaD → MSKNIFETVVGFIVLAVAIGFIIIAYKSGSINYKDIKGYKVTAQFTRIDGINIGSDVKLSGVKVGNVISLRLDPKSYNAVIELVINDDYKLPVDSSAEIIGNGLLGDKYISLAPGADEELLKEGSRIEFTQPAISFESLIARFIFGSTDGNKKQKDTNNSSDASHAANPS, encoded by the coding sequence ATGTCTAAGAATATTTTTGAAACAGTGGTCGGATTTATAGTGCTTGCGGTTGCAATAGGCTTTATAATAATCGCCTATAAAAGCGGCAGTATAAATTATAAGGATATTAAAGGTTATAAGGTAACTGCTCAGTTTACCAGAATTGACGGTATTAATATCGGAAGTGATGTTAAATTAAGCGGGGTTAAAGTCGGTAATGTTATCTCTCTTAGGTTGGATCCAAAAAGTTATAATGCAGTAATTGAGCTCGTTATAAACGATGATTATAAGCTTCCCGTTGATAGTTCAGCTGAAATTATCGGTAATGGTTTGCTGGGTGATAAGTATATTTCACTTGCTCCCGGAGCGGATGAAGAATTGCTGAAAGAAGGCAGTAGAATTGAATTCACTCAACCTGCTATTAGTTTTGAGAGCTTAATTGCTAGGTTTATTTTCGGTTCTACGGATGGTAATAAGAAACAAAAGGATACTAATAATTCTTCGGATGCTTCGCATGCTGCAAATCCTAGCTAA
- the ybeY gene encoding rRNA maturation RNase YbeY: MSKAEEEPNSINFSNIEVELINDSSLWNTLDCEPEDFIKQVITHTLIELKLTEASKKIEVSVLLADDEKLQELNRQYRDKDKPTNVLSFPNYDLKPGNYLKILKKVKEIYLGDIALSYTTIYHESIEQDKLFMHHLAHMLVHSILHLIGYDHEDESEAEEMEELEIKILTKLNISNPY; encoded by the coding sequence ATGAGCAAAGCTGAAGAAGAACCCAATAGTATAAATTTCTCTAACATTGAAGTTGAATTGATTAACGATTCATCTTTATGGAATACACTTGATTGTGAACCCGAAGATTTCATCAAGCAAGTTATAACTCATACACTTATAGAACTTAAGCTCACTGAAGCGAGCAAGAAAATTGAGGTTTCTGTATTGCTTGCCGATGATGAAAAACTGCAGGAATTAAATCGGCAATACAGAGATAAAGATAAGCCGACCAATGTGCTTTCTTTCCCGAATTATGACTTAAAACCAGGCAACTACCTTAAAATTTTAAAGAAGGTAAAGGAAATATATTTGGGAGATATAGCATTAAGCTACACAACTATATATCATGAATCAATAGAGCAGGATAAACTTTTTATGCACCATTTAGCGCATATGCTCGTGCATAGCATACTGCACTTAATAGGTTATGATCATGAGGATGAAAGTGAAGCCGAAGAAATGGAAGAGCTGGAAATAAAAATTTTAACAAAACTAAATATATCAAACCCTTATTAA
- a CDS encoding PhoH family protein codes for METSVSLVFDNNSLLPILFGEQNSNIKFIEQSLSVHISSRGNYLAITGDQESSRRASYTIDWLYERIKNGIKEVTQADIEAAIRFTVGTADLEQLKIKQRVESKYALKTRKKEVIPYNKIQHAYLELLHTKDIVFGIGAAGTGKTYLAVAAAVSMFLKKQVEKVILTRPAVEAGEKLGFLPGDIKDKVDPYLRPLYDALFEMLPSENVERYFATQEFQIAPLAFMRGRTLSNSFVILDEAQNATSLQMKMFLTRLGYGSKMVITGDITQIDLPKTIESGLIDAINRLKNIPEIGIVKFGSSDVVRHPLTSKIIDAYEQS; via the coding sequence ATGGAAACATCGGTTAGTTTAGTTTTTGATAATAACAGCCTATTGCCTATACTCTTTGGTGAGCAAAATAGTAATATAAAGTTCATAGAGCAAAGCTTAAGCGTACATATTTCTTCCCGAGGGAATTATCTTGCAATTACCGGTGATCAGGAAAGCTCAAGGCGTGCCTCATATACGATTGATTGGCTTTATGAGCGCATAAAAAATGGTATAAAAGAAGTAACTCAAGCTGATATAGAAGCAGCCATCCGATTCACCGTCGGAACGGCCGATCTTGAACAACTCAAGATTAAACAAAGAGTAGAGAGTAAATACGCACTTAAAACCCGAAAAAAAGAAGTCATACCTTATAATAAAATTCAGCATGCATATTTAGAATTGCTACATACCAAGGATATAGTGTTTGGTATCGGTGCGGCAGGCACAGGAAAAACTTATTTAGCGGTAGCTGCCGCAGTTTCAATGTTTTTAAAAAAACAGGTTGAAAAAGTAATCTTGACTCGTCCGGCGGTAGAAGCAGGAGAGAAGTTAGGGTTCTTGCCGGGGGATATTAAAGATAAAGTAGATCCTTATCTAAGACCGTTATATGACGCGCTGTTTGAAATGCTGCCAAGTGAAAACGTGGAAAGATATTTTGCCACCCAAGAGTTTCAAATTGCACCACTTGCCTTTATGCGCGGCAGAACTTTAAGTAATTCCTTTGTAATTTTAGATGAGGCGCAAAATGCAACTTCTCTTCAAATGAAAATGTTTTTGACTCGTTTGGGCTATGGCTCTAAAATGGTAATAACAGGAGATATAACACAGATTGATTTGCCGAAAACCATTGAATCCGGCCTCATCGACGCTATCAACCGCTTAAAAAACATACCGGAAATCGGTATAGTAAAATTTGGTAGTAGTGATGTAGTAAGACATCCTTTAACTTCAAAAATTATTGATGCATATGAGCAAAGCTGA
- the gshA gene encoding glutamate--cysteine ligase: protein MQRTEDNKHLKISEHLNKAVADKSAQMKEWIFSNYKENKRPLYGSVDVRNSGFKVAPVDTNLFPAGFNNLDIHGLQNAKAEFAEMFKNNKPGKILIIPENFTRNQNYFENLLALKNIVASDNIVVEFGSPHITEIQEYNASSIITLNPITRHHNTIYIKQDWKPDLIILNTDLTGGVPEIIENISQPIIPELNKGWHKRRKFTHFTAYNKIAEEFCREFSLDPWLLSTYIAKAENIDFRNKVGLEEAGSVVDNIIEQIKLKYEEYQITSPPYVFIKADNGTFGMGIMIASSGDDILNINKKKRHSMDVIKEGVLNREIIIQEGVPTIHNINSSPYENIAYAVNGNIVSFIRRINSSRDHLTNLNSPNASFTCNSDFIYNSEALVAELALLASVYE from the coding sequence GTGCAGAGGACAGAAGATAATAAACATTTAAAAATATCAGAACATCTAAACAAAGCAGTAGCTGATAAGTCTGCTCAAATGAAAGAGTGGATATTTTCAAATTATAAAGAAAATAAAAGGCCGTTATACGGCTCTGTAGATGTTAGAAACTCAGGTTTTAAGGTTGCGCCCGTAGATACCAACCTCTTCCCGGCAGGTTTTAATAACCTAGATATACACGGGTTACAAAATGCTAAGGCAGAATTTGCGGAAATGTTTAAAAATAACAAGCCGGGTAAGATACTTATCATACCTGAAAATTTTACCCGCAACCAAAATTATTTTGAAAATTTGCTGGCATTAAAAAACATAGTAGCTTCCGACAATATAGTGGTAGAATTCGGGTCACCGCATATTACGGAGATTCAAGAATATAACGCATCCTCAATAATTACACTTAATCCTATTACTCGTCATCATAATACAATATATATTAAGCAAGACTGGAAACCGGATTTAATTATTTTAAATACCGATCTTACCGGTGGAGTTCCAGAAATCATAGAAAATATATCTCAACCTATTATACCTGAACTAAATAAAGGATGGCATAAGCGGAGAAAATTTACTCACTTCACTGCTTATAATAAAATCGCCGAGGAATTTTGTCGGGAGTTTTCTTTGGATCCGTGGCTGCTTTCCACCTACATTGCAAAAGCCGAAAATATTGATTTCCGAAATAAAGTAGGGTTAGAAGAAGCTGGATCAGTGGTTGATAATATAATTGAACAAATTAAATTAAAATATGAAGAATATCAGATAACCTCACCCCCGTATGTTTTCATCAAAGCTGATAACGGAACATTCGGAATGGGCATCATGATTGCAAGTAGCGGTGATGATATATTAAATATTAATAAAAAAAAGCGCCACTCCATGGATGTTATAAAAGAAGGAGTACTTAATCGTGAAATTATTATTCAAGAAGGCGTACCCACTATCCATAACATAAACTCATCTCCTTATGAAAATATCGCATATGCAGTCAATGGTAATATTGTGAGCTTTATCAGAAGAATAAATTCATCGCGCGATCACTTAACTAATTTGAATTCTCCAAATGCCAGCTTTACTTGTAATAGCGATTTTATATATAACTCAGAAGCATTAGTCGCCGAGCTTGCTTTGCTTGCAAGTGTTTATGAATGA